A stretch of Acidimicrobiales bacterium DNA encodes these proteins:
- a CDS encoding ABC transporter ATP-binding protein: MSPWRAFGALLAPHRARVAAMAAVLAVAGALPLAGPILIGRFIDDAADGAAASALLVIAAIYVGIGVGRQVVAVAMAWTAADLAWLVTNELRSDLARHVLSLDLGFHRRTSPGELVSRVDGDVTALSEFIAQFAVKAVAAGVTLVGIVVIVTAQDWRIGLGFAVYLAIAVGTMFALRNQSVDEAASEQAAMGRLLGEVEERLTGADDLRGNGGGSHAVATFQVASARLLRAMLQREKQGVIFWVASNAAFVLGGIAILAIDAALLRNGSITIGTAYVVFQFTQILREPLGQLADETERVQRAAGGMVRTLDLMAERSAIADQGEDRLPAGPLSLTFDDVSFTYADEDDATPVLQDVAIDLAAGSTLGVLGRTGSGKTTLARSLLRLVEPTAGVVRMGGVDISTVPLADLRARTGVVSQDVHLFAASIRDNLVLFDDTVSDDQVRAALRELGLLDWVEAMPDGLDTVLGPAGAGLSAGEGQLIALTRLFLREPDLVLLDEASSRVDPATEERVTRAIDRLIQGRTAVVIAHRLSTVERLDEIVILDAGRVVEHGSRQDLRADPDSRYSALLDVGVGVEVDAALLEPGAS; this comes from the coding sequence ATGTCGCCTTGGCGCGCGTTCGGGGCGCTGCTCGCCCCGCATCGGGCGCGGGTGGCGGCCATGGCTGCGGTGTTGGCTGTCGCCGGCGCGCTTCCGCTGGCCGGGCCGATCCTGATCGGACGCTTCATCGACGACGCGGCCGACGGGGCGGCGGCGTCGGCGTTGCTGGTGATCGCCGCGATCTATGTCGGCATCGGTGTCGGGCGCCAGGTCGTTGCCGTGGCCATGGCGTGGACGGCGGCCGACCTGGCATGGCTGGTCACCAACGAGCTGCGATCCGATCTGGCGAGACACGTGCTGTCACTCGATCTCGGATTCCACCGTCGCACCAGTCCCGGCGAGTTGGTGAGCCGGGTCGACGGCGACGTGACGGCGCTCAGCGAGTTCATCGCCCAGTTCGCGGTGAAGGCGGTCGCGGCCGGCGTCACGCTGGTCGGCATCGTGGTGATCGTCACCGCGCAGGACTGGCGTATCGGCCTCGGCTTCGCCGTGTACCTCGCCATCGCCGTCGGCACGATGTTCGCACTGCGGAATCAGTCGGTCGACGAGGCCGCCAGCGAGCAGGCGGCGATGGGGCGGCTGCTCGGTGAGGTCGAGGAGCGGCTGACCGGCGCCGACGACCTGCGGGGCAACGGAGGAGGGAGCCACGCCGTCGCCACCTTCCAGGTCGCCAGCGCCCGTCTGCTGCGGGCGATGCTCCAGCGCGAGAAGCAGGGCGTGATCTTCTGGGTGGCGTCCAACGCGGCGTTCGTCCTCGGCGGCATCGCGATCCTGGCGATCGACGCCGCGCTGTTGCGCAACGGATCGATCACGATCGGCACCGCCTATGTCGTCTTCCAGTTCACGCAGATCCTGCGCGAACCGCTGGGGCAGTTGGCCGACGAGACCGAACGGGTGCAGCGGGCCGCCGGCGGCATGGTCCGCACCCTCGACCTCATGGCCGAGCGCTCGGCGATCGCCGACCAGGGCGAGGACCGACTCCCCGCGGGTCCGCTCTCGCTCACGTTCGACGACGTGTCGTTCACTTACGCCGACGAGGACGATGCCACCCCGGTGCTGCAGGACGTCGCGATCGACCTCGCGGCCGGCTCGACGCTCGGCGTGCTGGGCCGCACCGGCAGCGGCAAGACCACGCTGGCCCGGAGCCTGCTTCGCCTCGTCGAACCCACCGCGGGCGTGGTCCGCATGGGTGGCGTCGACATCTCGACCGTGCCGCTCGCCGACCTGCGCGCCCGCACCGGCGTGGTGAGCCAGGACGTGCATCTGTTCGCTGCCTCGATCCGCGACAACCTCGTGCTCTTCGACGACACCGTGTCCGACGATCAGGTTCGTGCGGCGCTGCGCGAGCTCGGCCTGCTCGACTGGGTCGAGGCGATGCCCGACGGACTCGACACCGTGCTCGGTCCGGCCGGCGCCGGCCTGTCCGCGGGGGAGGGCCAGCTGATCGCGCTCACGCGTCTCTTCCTGCGCGAGCCGGACCTGGTGCTGCTCGACGAGGCGTCGTCTCGCGTCGACCCGGCAACCGAGGAACGGGTGACCCGGGCAATCGATCGCCTGATCCAGGGTCGGACGGCCGTCGTGATCGCCCATCGGTTGTCCACGGTCGAGCGGCTCGACGAGATCGTCATCCTCGACGCCGGGCGAGTGGTGGAGCACGGCAGTCGGCAGGACCTCCGCGCCGATCCCGACTCCCGCTATTCCGCGTTGCTCGACGTGGGTGTGGGGGTCGAGGTCGACGCCGCGCTGCTCGAACCGGGGGCGTCATGA